Proteins from a genomic interval of Drosophila gunungcola strain Sukarami chromosome X unlocalized genomic scaffold, Dgunungcola_SK_2 000023F, whole genome shotgun sequence:
- the LOC128260457 gene encoding uncharacterized protein LOC128260457 isoform X2, with protein MIMAFQLIKSALDNPPQQQQHLLRRHSNLGLPHQHAAGVVLLKYEHKLNSGSWEDTLDEPHHHHAHHSHHHHLSHPHHRQQQHQHQHQHQQSSFIGSPPSSASITTAQLHSAFSRRIAEQRERDQRDQRDQRDQRDQREAAGCTAATIAGGSFSANGGQAAVGVGVGSSSSCGSSSDRDTKSPCRDRDRNLERERDQERERERDKEKQEEEGEREREEEAEAVLTEEEQTSSSVSSLSAGNQRNSQLRSTFNKAKQHLSFDKWRTAATGNATGSALATVSASASGPGSSSTENNNANMIMRRASACTMPSSGGGGGGGAGGSQREEATTPGESPGGRLSRWFSIRRGSSHQYDVGGRDGRHSTASSFDTPDSGSPNTTGKGNFGLGSAGSSGGLSQGAALDAASPQKLANLGASKMMPGVPESEDDEATANRIDMDLMMTPGSRANGTARTAHNRLIVPMLPPAPAGLSQQQLKRRHIVAAIVHSENSYVATLQRLVNDYKKPLEECSPPVLNPVKIATLFHCLPDILHSHKLFRISLAECVRNWDRDEKIGDCFVSAFGKPQLLEIYSGFINNFSAAMELAKMEEKRKSALADFFKVKQISAHDRLSFFGLMVKPVQRFPQFILFLQDLLKYTPQGHHDRMSLQLALSQLELLAELLNESKREAEQYQAFKEMLGHISGTFNARSLSLSSMSVSDSVGGHRPRYLLREDNVTHMEFNQAGFIVKCKQRRLLLLNDKVICVSVAPKQSHDFGATEKLTFKWMFPVNDVEIVDNSTSATLSRILTAGLNRGGSLKSNGSSGANGSPYANSTLPGHGGGGGGGGGSVGFSGFGDPHSSPAAQLTNGADNLCSEMSTLMYDYEVISRIQDLVCSLKGSYKELNANTTRNVLNLIQGSIQRKDEEMAWVDSCCLQLTGRHKSGKEETFTFQTQTPAVKKEWITELRLAQLALDPNNSPAWERGGSHPQSAHHHHHPHHPHHHHPQQHAHAAAGDPRQTQEQLQLQEAVQQKQSRKMPLFVKAMPVYKSQHQTEVRCGCYYSIANDTKQSGNARRRHKQLNYLWMCSSDGTSSHITVLAQHPQQAGNLREAGAFDLFETQISALEFVKGLDQLRTRDEPASLLGDLVWLGTDSRKILVYSARNPEQEEQLGSYAVAGAVQRILYHFDAVYVALSGATVLIFRRGNDGVWQMRDPQTIRLGDSDLAVPSLLPINMCIYASCGNRVYVLNALNGEIQRSFEVQHGASQQVNLMAHSGIGLWISLKNSTMLCLYHTETFKHLQDINIASSVLRHDGKKEQPLNNSSVYVTALMACKGLLWVGTNVGIAVTIPLPRLEGVPIISGGINMSCHAHFGPITFLLPLIPKVYPAYKPPPVGGAAAPLVPSMGDDLQLPAIDADPKIQELDDGAVVLRRDLAKEDAAAAAAAVVASPGADSTASSPRSSKLDKQNSLDQSFTAKIRASLANSPAFHRKRFRDDPNRMSKTLPRGLGATAAVGVGVGVGTGAGVVPGTPGSANSAGNTEHGICDVYGLYGKLIFVKEDYDAEEGNQGNLMDMMYEGMRRSDPELAAIPGKVCTLDRRLRMKASRPRSLDLSNWSVDSKSSSLYTSSGSEESMGIRHFGGRSVSRNSSSASHKTSGTGSDLGNISENGLMTTADIHHHQQQQQQQQQQLLISSSSAKTEETGGRLGGTVSAAGLDKPAAAAVATLKRKQKQNSKQQQQLSADGPRTVITLMGGRGYWRQMWYNGGAGGSPSHKNSSSGGGSASGSGGQDNPSCSPLTANSNDAHIVVWEKKL; from the exons ATGAACATAAACTGAACTCCGGCTCATGGGAGGACACCTTGGACGAGCCGCATCACCACCACGCGCACCACtcgcaccaccaccacctcaGCCATCCACATCATCGCcaacaacagcatcagcatcagcatcagcatcagcagagCTCCTTCATTGGATCGCCGCCGTCCAGTGCCAGCATCACCACCGCCCAGCTGCATAGTGCGTTTAGCCGGCGGATTGCCGAGCAGCGGGAGCGGGATCAACGGGATCAGAGGGATCAGCGGGATCAGAGGGATCAGCGGGAAGCAGCGGGCTGCACCGCAGCCACAATTGCCGGCGGAAGCTTCAGCGCCAACGGTGGCCAGGCTGCCGTTGGTGTTGGCGTTGGCAGCAGCAGTAgctgcggcagcagcagcgaccgGGACACCAAATCCCCTTGCCGCGATCGGGATAGGAATCTCGAGCGGGAAAGGGACcaggagcgggagcgggagcgggacaAGGAGAAGCAAGAGGAGGAGggggagcgggagcgggaggaggaggcggaagCGGTTCTCACCGAGGAGGAGCAGACCAGCAGCAGCGTGAGTTCGCTAAGTGCCGGCAATCAACGCAATTCGCAATTGCGTTCCACTTTCAACAAGGCCAAGCAGCATTTGTCGTTTGACAAATGGCGCACGGCCGCCACTGGAAACGCAACAGGTTCCGCATTGGCAACTgtatccgcatccgcatccggtCCAGGATCATCATCCACTGAGAACAATAACGCCAACATGATTATGCGCAGGGCCAGTGCCTGCACAATGCCATCGAGTGGCggtggcggaggcggaggagcagGTGGCTCCCAGAGGGAGGAGGCCACCACGCCGGGTGAATCGCCCGGCGGTCGCCTCTCCCGCTGGTTCTCCATCAGGCGCGGCTCCTCGCATCAGTACGATGTGGGTGGGCGCGATGGACGCCACTCCACAGCCTCCAGCTTCGATACGCCCGATTCGGGTTCGCCAAACACCACGGGAAAAGGTAACTTCGGCCTGGGCTCAGCCGGATCATCCGGCGGATTGAGCCAAGGAGCAGCGCTGGACGCCGCCTCGCCGCAAAAGCTGGCCAATTTGGGGGCCAGCAAAATGATGCCCGGAGTGCCAGAG TCGGAGGATGATGAGGCCACCGCCAATCGCATCGACATGGACCTGATGATGACGCCGGGCAGTCGGGCCAACGGTACCGCTCGTACCGCCCACAACCGGCTAATTGTGCCCATGTTGCCGCCCGCGCCCGCCGGATTGtcccagcagcagctgaaaagGCGCCACATTGTGGCGGCCATCGTCCACAGTGAGAACTCGTATGTGGCCACCCTGCAGCGACTAGTCAAT GATTACAAGAAACCGCTGGAGGAGTGCAGTCCGCCGGTGCTGAACCCGGTGAAGATAGCCACCCTGTTCCATTGCCTGCCGGACATCCTGCACTCGCACAAGCTGTTCCGCATCTCGTTGGCCGAGTGTGTGCGGAACTGGGATCGGGACGAGAAGATTGGCGACTGCTTTGTGAGCGCCTTCGGGAAGCCACAGCTGCTGGAGATCTACTCGGGCTTCATCAACAACTTCTCGGCGGCCATGGAGCTGGCCAAGATGGAGGAGAAGCGCAAGTCGGCGCTGGCCGACTTCTTCAAGGTCAAGCAGATCAGTGCCCACGATCGGCTGTCGTTTTTCGGCCTGATGGTGAAGCCCGTCCAGCGTTTCCCCCAGTTCATCCTCTTCCTGCAGGACCTGCTCAAGTACACGCCGCAGGGTCACCACGATCGCATGTCCCTGCAGTTGGCCCTGTCGCAGCTGGAGCTCCTGGCCGAGCTCCTGAACGAGAGCAAACGGGAGGCGGAGCAGTACCAGGCCTTCAAGGAGATGCTCGGCCACATCTCGGGCACCTTCAATGCCCGATCGTTGAGCCTGAGCAGCATGAGTGTCAGCGATTCCGTCGGCGGCCATCGCCCGCGGTACCTGCTCCGCGAGGACAACGTCACCCACATGGAGTTCAACCAGGCCGGCTTCATTGTCAAGTGCAAGCAGCGCCGCCTGCTGCTCCTCAACGACAAGGTCATCTGCGTTTCGGTGGCGCCCAAGCAGTCGCATGACTTCGGGGCCACCGAGAAGCTCACCTTCAAGTGGATGTTCCCGGTCAACGACGTCGAGATCGTCGACAACAGCACATCGGCCACGCTCTCCAGGATTCTGACAGCGG GTCTCAACCGCGGCGGCAGCTTGAAGTCGAATGGCAGCAGTGGCGCCAACGGCAGTCCCTATGCCAACAGTACCCTGCCGGGAcacggaggaggaggcggaggaggaggtggctCCGTTGGCTTCTCCGGATTCGGGGACCCGCACAGCTCGCCGGCTGCCCAACTGACCAACGGGGCCGACAACCTGTGCAGCGAGATGAGCACCCTGATGTACGACTACGAGGTGATCTCCCGCATCCAGGACCTGGTGTGCAGCCTGAAGGGCAGCTACAAGGAGCTGAACGCCAACACGACGCGCAACGTGCTCAACCTCATCCAGGGCTCCATCCAGCGCAAGGACGAGGAGATGGCCTGGGTGGACTCCTGCTGCCTGCAGCTCACCGGGCGCCACAAGTCCGGCAAGGAGGAGACCTTCACATTCCAGACGCAGACGCCGGCGGTGAAGAAGGAGTGGATCACGGAGCTGCGTCTGGCCCAGCTGGCCCTCGATCCCAACAACTCGCCGGCCTGGGAGCGCGGTGGCTCGCATCCGCAGTccgcccaccaccaccaccatcccCATCATCCGCACCACCACCATCCGCAGCAGCATGCGCACGCGGCCGCGGGGGATCCCCGCCAGAcgcaggagcagctgcagctgcaggagGCCGTCCAGCAGAAGCAGTCGCGCAAAATGCCGCTCTTTGTCAAGGCGATGCCTGTCTACAAGTCACAGCATCAAACCGAG GTGCGCTGTGGATGTTACTACAGCATCGCCAATGACACCAAGCAGAGCGGCAATGCGCGCCGGCGGCACAAGCAGCTGAACTACCTGTGGATGTGCAGCAGCGACGGGACCTCGTCGCACATCACCGTGCTGGCCCAGCATCCGCAGCAGGCGGGCAATCTGCGCGAGGCGGGTGCCTTCGATCTCTTCGAGACGCAGATCTCGGCGCTGGAGTTCGTCAAGGGATTGGATCAGCTGAGGACGCGCGACGAGCCGGCCAGTCTGCTGGGCGACCTGGTGTGGCTGGGCACGGACAGCCGCAAGATACTGGTCTACTCAGCGAGGAATccggagcaggaggagcagctggGCAGCTATGCGGTGGCGGGGGCAGTGCAGCGCATCCTCTACCACTTCGATGCCGTCTACGTGGCCCTGTCGGGGGCCACGGTGCTGATCTTCCGCCGCGGCAACGACGGCGTCTGGCAGATGCGCGATCCGCAGACCATCAGGCTGGGCGACTCCGATCTGGCCGTGCCCAGTCTGCTGCCCATCAACATGTGCATCTACGCCTCGTGCGGCAACCGGGTGTACGTGCTGAACGCCCTCAATGGCGAGATCCAGCGGAGCTTCGAGGTGCAGCACGGGGCCAGCCAGCAGGTGAACCTGATGGCCCACTCGGGCATTGGGCTCTGGATATCGCTGAAGAACTCCACGATGCTGTGCCTCTACCACACGGAGACGTTCAAGCACCTGCAGGACATCAACATCGCCTCTAGTGTGCTGCGGCACGACGGCAAGAAGGAGCAGCCGCTGAACAACAGCTCGGTGTATGTGACCGCCCTGATGGCCTGCAAGGGCCTGCTCTGGGTGGGCACCAATGTGGGCATTGCGGTGACCATTCCGCTGCCCCGCCTCGAGGGCGTGCCCATCATCAGCGGCGGCATCAACATGTCCTGCCATGCGCACTTTGGTCCGATTACCTTCCTGCTGCCGCTCATCCCCAAGGTCTATCCCGCCTACAAGCCACCGCCAGTGGGTGGTGCAGCTGCTCCATTGGTGCCCAGCATGGGCGACGACCTCCAGTTGCCGGCCATCGATGCGGATCCCAAGATCCAGGAGCTGGACGACGGTGCCGTGGTGCTGCGCCGCGATCTGGCCAAGGAGGatgcagcggcggcggcggctgcggTTGTGGCCAGTCCGGGTGCCGATTCAACGGCCTCGTCGCCGCGCAGCTCCAAGCTGGACAAGCAGAACTCGCTGGACCAGAGCTTCACGGCCAAGATACGCGCCTCGCTGGCCAATTCGCCGGCCTTTCACCGCAAGCGCTTCCGCGACGATCCCAACCGGATGTCCAAGACCCTGCCACGCGGCCTTGGAGCCACTGCAgcagtgggagtgggagtgggagtgggtaCAGGAGCGGGCGTAGTGCCTGGCACCCCGGGCTCGGCCAATTCGGCAGGGAACACCGAGCACGGCATATGCGATGTCTACGGCCTGTATGGCAAGCTGATATTCGTGAAGGAGGACTACGATGCGGAGGAGGGCAACCAGGGCAACCTGATGGACATGATGTACGAGGGCATGAGGCGCTCCGACCCCGAGCTGGCCGCCATACCCGGCAAGGTGTGCACCCTGGACAGGCGTTTGCGCATGAAGGCATCGCGGCCGAGGTCGTTGGACCTGTCCAACTGGTCCGTGGACTCCAAGTCCTCCAGCCTGTACACGTCGTCGGGCAGCGAGGAGAGCATGGGCATACGGCACTTTGGCGGGCGGTCAGTGTCCCGGAATAGCAGCAGTGCCAGCCACAAGACCTCCGGCACGGGCAGCGATCTGGGCAATATATCCGAGAACGGGCTGATGACCACGGCGGACATAcaccaccaccaacagcagcagcaacagcagcagcagcagttgctaATTAGCTCCTCTTCAGCCAAAACAGAGGAGACCGGCGGCAGACTGGGGGGTACAGTGAGTGCCGCTGGCCTGGACAAACCAGCCGCCGCTGCGGTGGCCACGCTTAAGCGCAAGCAGAAGCAGAACtccaagcagcagcagcagctgagcGCCGACGGACCGCGGACAGTGATCACGCTGATGGGCGGACGGGGCTACTGGCGCCAGATGTGGTACAATGGGGGGGCAGGCGGTTCGCCCAGCCACAAGAACAGCTCCTCCGGCGGAGGCAGTGCATCCGGCTCGGGCGGACAGGACAATCCCAGCTGCTCGCCCCTGACGGCCAACTCCAATGACGCCCACATTGTGGTGTGGGAGAAGAAGTTATAA